A window of the Streptomyces formicae genome harbors these coding sequences:
- the dxs gene encoding 1-deoxy-D-xylulose-5-phosphate synthase translates to MALLTRIKGPRDLDRLSPEQLDQLAAEIRTFLVDAVSKTGGHLGPNLGVVELTIALHRVFDSPRDKVLFDTGHQSYVHKLLTGRQDFSKLRAKGGLSGYPSRAESEHDVIENSHASTVLGWADGLAKANQVLKKDDHVVAVIGDGALTGGMAWEALNNIADAKDRPLVIVVNDNERSYGPTIGGLANHLATLRTTDGYERFLARGKDILGRTPVVGKPLYETLHGAKKGLKDFIAPQGMFEDLGLKYVGPIDGHDMAALESALTRAKRFGGPVIVHCLTEKGRGYQHAEQDEADRFHGIGPIHPDTGLPIKTAAASWTSVFADEMVKLGKEREDIVAITAAMLHPVGLKKFADTFPDRVYDVGIAEQHAATSAAGLATGGLHPVFAVYATFLNRAFDQVLMDVALHKCGVTFVLDRAGVTGDDGASHNGMWDMSVLQVVPTLRLAAPRDAEQLRAQLREAVEVKDAPTVVRYSKGVVGPAVPAVRRVGGMDVLREAGAAKPDVLLVSVGALAPMCLEIAGLLDKQGISTTVVDPRWVKPVDEQLAPLAEQHRVVVTVEDNSRAGGVGSAVSQALRDAGVDVPMRDFGIPPRFLDHASRKEVMAEIGLTAPDIARQVTGLVSTLDGRLDDDPAAAPEPARD, encoded by the coding sequence GTGGCACTGCTTACCCGTATCAAGGGACCGCGCGATCTGGACCGGCTCAGCCCGGAGCAGCTCGACCAGCTGGCCGCAGAGATCCGAACCTTCCTCGTGGACGCCGTCTCCAAGACCGGCGGACACCTCGGGCCCAACCTCGGCGTGGTCGAGCTGACCATCGCCCTGCACCGCGTCTTCGACTCGCCCAGGGACAAGGTGCTCTTCGACACCGGGCACCAGAGCTACGTCCACAAGCTGCTCACCGGCCGCCAGGACTTCTCGAAGCTGCGCGCCAAGGGCGGCCTGTCCGGCTACCCCTCGCGCGCCGAGTCCGAGCACGACGTCATCGAGAACTCCCACGCCTCCACGGTCCTCGGCTGGGCGGACGGCCTCGCCAAGGCCAACCAGGTGCTGAAGAAGGACGACCACGTCGTCGCCGTCATCGGTGACGGGGCCCTCACCGGCGGCATGGCCTGGGAGGCGCTGAACAACATCGCCGACGCCAAGGACCGCCCGCTCGTCATCGTCGTCAACGACAACGAGCGCTCGTACGGCCCGACCATCGGCGGCCTCGCCAACCACCTCGCCACCCTGCGCACCACGGACGGCTACGAGCGCTTCCTCGCCCGCGGCAAGGACATCCTGGGGCGCACCCCCGTCGTCGGGAAGCCGCTCTACGAGACGCTGCACGGCGCCAAGAAGGGCCTGAAGGACTTCATCGCCCCGCAGGGCATGTTCGAGGACCTCGGCCTGAAGTACGTCGGCCCCATCGACGGCCACGACATGGCCGCCCTGGAGTCAGCGCTCACCCGCGCGAAGCGCTTCGGCGGCCCGGTCATCGTGCACTGCCTCACCGAGAAGGGCCGCGGCTACCAGCACGCGGAGCAGGACGAGGCCGACCGTTTCCACGGCATCGGCCCGATCCACCCCGACACCGGCCTGCCCATCAAGACCGCCGCCGCCAGCTGGACCTCCGTCTTCGCCGACGAGATGGTCAAGCTGGGCAAGGAGCGCGAAGACATCGTCGCGATCACCGCGGCCATGCTCCACCCCGTGGGCCTGAAGAAGTTCGCCGACACCTTCCCCGACCGCGTCTACGACGTCGGTATCGCCGAGCAGCACGCCGCCACCTCCGCGGCCGGCCTCGCCACCGGCGGACTCCACCCCGTCTTCGCCGTCTACGCGACCTTCCTGAACCGCGCCTTCGACCAGGTCCTGATGGACGTGGCCCTGCACAAGTGCGGTGTCACCTTCGTCCTCGACCGGGCAGGCGTCACCGGCGACGACGGCGCCTCCCACAACGGCATGTGGGACATGTCGGTCCTCCAGGTCGTCCCGACGCTGCGGCTCGCCGCCCCGCGCGACGCCGAGCAGCTGCGCGCCCAGCTCCGGGAGGCCGTCGAGGTCAAGGACGCCCCGACCGTCGTGCGCTACTCCAAGGGCGTCGTCGGCCCCGCCGTCCCCGCCGTCCGCCGCGTCGGCGGCATGGACGTCCTGCGCGAGGCGGGCGCCGCCAAGCCCGACGTGCTGCTGGTCTCCGTCGGCGCGCTGGCGCCCATGTGCCTGGAGATCGCCGGCCTCCTCGACAAGCAGGGCATCTCCACCACCGTCGTCGACCCCCGCTGGGTCAAGCCGGTCGACGAGCAGCTCGCTCCCCTCGCCGAGCAGCACCGCGTCGTCGTCACCGTCGAGGACAACAGCCGCGCAGGCGGCGTCGGTTCCGCCGTCTCCCAGGCGCTGCGCGACGCCGGTGTGGACGTACCGATGCGTGACTTCGGCATCCCGCCGCGCTTCCTCGACCACGCCTCCCGCAAGGAGGTCATGGCCGAGATCGGGCTGACCGCCCCGGACATCGCCCGGCAGGTCACCGGTCTGGTCTCCACGCTGGACGGCCGGCTCGACGACGACCCGGCCGCGGCCCCGGAGCCCGCGCGCGACTGA
- a CDS encoding amino acid permease produces MSTDQQPRHDPGVFRTKTVEQSIRDTEEPEHALRKSLSAWDLTVFGVGVIIGTGIFVLTGIVAKENAGPATALAFVASGIVCALAALCYAEFASTVPVAGSAYTFAYASIGELPAWIIGWDLVLEFALGTAVVAVGWSGYVRSLMSNVGWDMPAALAGPDVPGGTFDLLAFLLVLLLTVILVVGVKLSARITAVVVAIKVAVVLMVIIAGLFFIKGANYQPFIPKARPQPTGAGLDSPLVQVLFGYAPTNFGVMGIFTAASIVFFAFIGFDVVATAAEETRNPQRDMPRGILGSLLVCTLLYVGVSLVVTGMQHYTQMSASAPLADAFKSVGQPFFAGAISFGAAVGLTTVCMILLLGQTRVFFAMSRDGLLPRFFSVTHPKFRTPYRPTILLGVIIAIVAGFTSLEELAALVNIGTLFAFVIVALGVIVLRRSRPDLHRAFRTPWVPVIPIVSIAASLWLMLNLPAETWLRFAIWMAIGIVVYFLYGYWRSRLGKLGADAKY; encoded by the coding sequence GTGAGCACAGATCAGCAGCCCCGCCACGACCCCGGGGTGTTCCGCACCAAGACGGTGGAGCAGTCGATCCGCGACACCGAGGAGCCCGAGCACGCGCTGCGGAAGTCCCTGTCCGCCTGGGACCTCACCGTCTTCGGCGTCGGCGTCATCATCGGCACGGGCATCTTCGTCCTCACCGGCATCGTGGCCAAGGAGAACGCCGGCCCCGCCACCGCTCTGGCCTTCGTCGCCTCGGGCATCGTCTGCGCCCTCGCGGCGCTGTGCTACGCCGAGTTCGCCTCCACCGTGCCGGTGGCCGGTTCGGCGTACACCTTCGCGTACGCCTCGATCGGCGAGCTGCCCGCCTGGATCATCGGCTGGGACCTGGTCCTCGAATTCGCCCTCGGCACCGCCGTGGTGGCGGTCGGCTGGTCCGGGTACGTGCGCAGCCTCATGAGCAACGTCGGCTGGGACATGCCCGCCGCGCTGGCCGGGCCCGACGTGCCGGGAGGCACCTTCGACCTGCTGGCCTTCCTGCTGGTTCTGCTGCTGACCGTGATCCTGGTCGTCGGGGTGAAGCTGTCGGCGCGCATCACCGCGGTCGTGGTCGCCATCAAGGTCGCCGTCGTGCTGATGGTCATCATCGCGGGCCTGTTCTTCATCAAGGGGGCCAACTACCAGCCGTTCATCCCGAAGGCCCGGCCGCAGCCCACCGGCGCCGGCCTCGACTCCCCGCTGGTCCAGGTCCTCTTCGGCTACGCGCCCACCAACTTCGGCGTCATGGGCATCTTCACCGCGGCCTCCATCGTCTTCTTCGCCTTCATCGGCTTCGACGTCGTGGCCACCGCCGCCGAGGAGACCAGGAACCCGCAGCGGGACATGCCACGCGGCATCCTCGGCTCCCTCCTCGTCTGCACGCTGCTCTACGTGGGCGTGTCGCTCGTCGTCACCGGCATGCAGCACTACACGCAGATGTCGGCGAGCGCCCCGCTCGCCGACGCCTTCAAATCCGTCGGCCAGCCCTTCTTCGCCGGTGCCATCAGCTTCGGCGCTGCCGTCGGCCTCACCACCGTCTGCATGATCCTGCTGCTCGGCCAGACCCGGGTGTTCTTCGCGATGAGCCGTGACGGACTGCTGCCGCGCTTCTTCTCCGTCACCCACCCGAAGTTCCGCACCCCGTACCGGCCGACGATCCTGCTCGGCGTCATCATCGCCATCGTCGCCGGTTTCACCAGCCTCGAAGAGCTCGCGGCGCTGGTGAACATCGGCACGCTCTTCGCCTTCGTCATCGTGGCGCTCGGCGTCATCGTGCTGCGCCGCAGCCGGCCCGACCTGCACCGCGCCTTCCGCACCCCCTGGGTGCCGGTGATCCCCATCGTGTCCATCGCGGCCTCGCTCTGGCTGATGCTCAACCTCCCGGCCGAGACCTGGCTGCGGTTCGCCATCTGGATGGCCATCGGTATCGTCGTCTACTTCCTGTACGGCTACTGGCGCAGCCGCCTCGGCAAGCTGGGCGCGGACGCCAAGTACTGA
- a CDS encoding ArnT family glycosyltransferase, protein MLTEPLPSPRYAATPVPLGGRSSDGYWRRLVPVLAVLAAITRIPSFRHPLWNPDEGYLAVQARILAGGGALYDTVVDRKPPLLPWLYEASFALFGDDSLRPLKLLAVLAQLLTAVLLAATARDRWGDRAGRTTGVLYLLVSVGLNPEDAQAATFEIFMLPFTAAAVWCAGRGRWTGAGLAVAGAFLMKQTGGAVLAPVLWLLWRSAARPWPYRAQLLRVALALTLPVLGAALLTDPSGFLFWTVTGSGAYAEFTGSELHVLFRALANTALLCAACAGLIAPVVRVLRVARTGAADLWLWLAASVAAVLLGFHFFGHYYLQLLPPLTLLAAGALQVLPRDRLASALLTSAGACGLFLLWGMLAPRPELAHAQLVAAEVRHRTGPQERVLMWGMHPETYWLADRTPASRYLTAGLLTNYSGGRDGPHVGEKHAMAGVWPVFLTELRERPPVLIVDDSRGKPYAPEELPTLRRLLAGRYEPLPDPVDGAVLYVRSPGGSADPGDPADPEDSEDPGDPGR, encoded by the coding sequence ATGCTCACCGAGCCGCTGCCGTCGCCACGGTACGCAGCCACCCCCGTGCCCCTCGGCGGCCGGTCGTCCGACGGCTACTGGCGGCGGCTCGTCCCCGTCCTCGCCGTCCTCGCGGCCATCACCCGGATCCCCTCCTTCCGGCACCCGCTGTGGAACCCCGACGAGGGCTATCTCGCCGTCCAGGCACGGATACTCGCCGGTGGCGGAGCGCTGTACGACACCGTCGTCGACCGCAAGCCGCCGCTGCTGCCCTGGCTGTACGAGGCCAGCTTCGCCCTCTTCGGCGACGACTCACTGCGCCCGCTCAAGCTGCTCGCCGTCCTCGCCCAGCTGCTCACCGCCGTGCTGCTGGCCGCGACCGCACGCGACCGCTGGGGCGACCGTGCCGGACGCACCACGGGCGTGCTCTATCTGCTCGTCTCCGTCGGGCTCAACCCCGAGGACGCCCAGGCCGCCACCTTCGAGATCTTCATGCTGCCGTTCACGGCAGCGGCCGTGTGGTGCGCGGGAAGGGGCCGGTGGACCGGGGCGGGACTCGCCGTCGCCGGGGCGTTCCTGATGAAGCAGACCGGCGGGGCCGTGCTCGCCCCGGTGCTGTGGCTGCTCTGGCGGAGCGCGGCGCGCCCGTGGCCGTACCGGGCGCAGCTGCTGCGGGTCGCCCTCGCGCTGACCCTGCCCGTGCTCGGCGCCGCCCTGCTCACCGACCCGTCGGGGTTCCTGTTCTGGACGGTGACCGGATCCGGTGCGTACGCCGAGTTCACCGGCTCCGAACTCCACGTCCTCTTCCGTGCCCTGGCGAACACCGCCCTGCTGTGCGCCGCCTGCGCCGGGCTGATCGCCCCCGTCGTCCGGGTGCTGCGGGTGGCCAGGACCGGCGCGGCCGACCTCTGGCTCTGGCTCGCCGCCTCCGTCGCCGCCGTGCTCCTCGGGTTCCACTTCTTCGGCCACTACTACCTCCAGCTCCTGCCGCCCCTCACGCTCCTGGCGGCGGGCGCCCTCCAGGTCCTGCCGCGCGACCGGCTCGCCTCGGCGCTGCTGACCTCCGCCGGGGCCTGCGGGCTGTTCCTGCTCTGGGGGATGCTCGCGCCGCGCCCCGAGCTGGCCCACGCGCAGCTGGTCGCCGCCGAGGTGCGCCACCGCACCGGCCCACAGGAACGGGTGCTGATGTGGGGCATGCACCCCGAGACGTACTGGCTCGCCGACCGCACGCCCGCCAGCCGCTATCTCACGGCCGGGCTGCTCACCAACTACAGCGGCGGGCGCGACGGACCCCACGTCGGCGAGAAGCACGCGATGGCGGGCGTCTGGCCGGTCTTCCTGACCGAGCTGCGGGAGCGCCCGCCGGTGCTGATCGTCGACGACTCGCGCGGCAAGCCGTACGCCCCGGAGGAGCTGCCCACCCTGCGCCGCCTCCTCGCCGGACGCTACGAACCGCTGCCGGACCCCGTCGACGGCGCGGTCCTCTACGTCCGCTCGCCGGGCGGCTCGGCGGATCCGGGGGACCCGGCGGACCCGGAGGACTCGGAGGACCCGGGGGACCCGGGGCGCTGA
- a CDS encoding NTP pyrophosphohydrolase, whose protein sequence is MRILLIVDAANVVGSVPDGWWRDRFGATVRLRDGLVPIAREGIPGHPGPAEVVLVVEGRARGVESVPEVRVEAAPGSGDDRIVELVGAAPGRTRVVVTADRGLRERVEALGAQCTGPRTVRQRPGSPGSSESSGSAGSPGSAEPPGERT, encoded by the coding sequence ATGCGGATTCTCTTGATCGTCGATGCCGCGAACGTGGTCGGCTCGGTCCCCGACGGATGGTGGCGGGACCGCTTCGGCGCCACCGTGCGGCTGCGCGACGGACTCGTCCCGATCGCCCGGGAGGGCATTCCCGGGCATCCCGGGCCCGCCGAGGTGGTGCTCGTCGTCGAGGGGCGGGCCCGGGGTGTGGAGTCCGTGCCGGAGGTACGGGTCGAGGCGGCGCCCGGCAGCGGTGACGACCGCATCGTCGAGCTGGTCGGGGCCGCCCCTGGCCGCACCCGGGTCGTGGTGACGGCCGACAGGGGGCTGCGTGAGCGGGTCGAGGCGCTGGGCGCGCAGTGCACGGGGCCGAGGACGGTACGTCAGCGCCCCGGGTCCCCCGGGTCCTCCGAGTCCTCCGGGTCCGCCGGGTCCCCCGGATCCGCCGAGCCGCCCGGCGAGCGGACGTAG
- a CDS encoding 3-hydroxyacyl-CoA dehydrogenase NAD-binding domain-containing protein, whose product MSTTAELLKGAAELFPDEVVTSAHVRHFELPAGAGRFALITLDNGLDHTKPTTFGPQSLANLNTAIDQVEKEASEGTIVGVGITGKPFIFAVGADLKGVELLKRHEDALAIGKGGHDVFKRLSGLAVPTFAYYNGAAMGGGVEVGLHCTYRTVSKALPAFSLPEVFLGLVPGWGGCTILPNLIGADRAVSVIIENSLNQNKQLKGDQVFELGIADAIFEGADFLEQSLIWTASVLKGGTTVERAEVDRGEGWDRAVARGRFIADSKVHGAAPAAYRALDIIEAAKDGDLQKGFDAEDTALADLIMGGELRSGIYAFNLVQKRGKRPAGAPDKNLARPVTKVGVVGAGLMASQLALLFLRRLEVPVVLTDIDQERVDKGVGYVHAEIEKLLGKGRINQDKANRLKALVTGVLDKAEGFADADFIIEAVFEEMSVKQKVFAEVEAVAPAHAILATNTSSLSVSEMASKLQHPERVVGFHFFNPVAVLPLLEIVRGEKTDDASLATAFGVAKKLKKTAVLTKDAPAFVVNRILTRFMGEIQNVIDEGTPVATAEKAIEPLGLPMSPLVLLELVGPAIGLHVSETLNRAFPDRFTVSPNLKAVVEAGKRGFYVYDSGKPELDPEVAALLKQGDSVLTEEQVRARVLDAVAQEIGLMLDEGVVAEAQDIDLCLITGAGWPFHLGGITPYLDREGVSERVNGKRFLAQGVASVPA is encoded by the coding sequence GTGAGTACCACCGCTGAGCTCCTGAAGGGCGCGGCCGAGCTTTTCCCGGACGAGGTCGTCACCAGCGCCCATGTACGGCACTTCGAACTGCCCGCCGGTGCAGGCCGGTTCGCGCTGATCACGCTGGACAACGGCCTGGACCACACCAAGCCGACCACCTTCGGCCCGCAGTCCCTGGCGAACCTGAACACCGCCATCGACCAGGTGGAGAAGGAGGCGTCCGAGGGCACCATCGTCGGCGTCGGCATCACCGGCAAGCCGTTCATCTTCGCCGTCGGCGCCGACCTCAAGGGCGTCGAGCTGCTCAAGCGCCACGAGGACGCGCTCGCCATCGGCAAGGGCGGCCACGACGTCTTCAAGCGGCTGTCCGGCCTGGCCGTCCCGACGTTCGCGTACTACAACGGCGCGGCGATGGGCGGCGGTGTCGAGGTCGGTCTGCACTGCACCTACCGGACCGTCTCCAAGGCCCTCCCGGCGTTCTCGCTGCCCGAGGTGTTCCTGGGCCTGGTCCCGGGCTGGGGCGGCTGCACCATCCTGCCGAACCTGATCGGTGCGGACCGCGCGGTCTCGGTCATCATCGAGAACTCGCTGAACCAGAACAAGCAGCTCAAGGGCGACCAGGTCTTCGAGCTCGGCATCGCCGACGCGATCTTCGAGGGCGCCGACTTCCTGGAGCAGTCGCTGATCTGGACGGCGTCCGTCCTCAAGGGCGGGACGACCGTCGAGCGCGCCGAGGTCGACCGCGGTGAGGGCTGGGACCGGGCCGTCGCCCGCGGCCGGTTCATCGCCGACTCCAAGGTGCACGGCGCGGCCCCGGCCGCGTACCGCGCCCTGGACATCATCGAGGCGGCCAAGGACGGCGACCTCCAGAAGGGCTTCGACGCCGAGGACACCGCGCTCGCGGACCTCATCATGGGCGGCGAACTGCGCTCCGGCATCTACGCCTTCAACCTGGTGCAGAAGCGCGGCAAGCGCCCGGCCGGCGCGCCGGACAAGAACCTGGCCCGCCCGGTCACCAAGGTCGGCGTCGTCGGCGCCGGTCTGATGGCCTCCCAGCTGGCGCTGCTGTTCCTGCGCCGCCTGGAGGTGCCCGTCGTCCTGACCGACATCGACCAGGAGCGCGTCGACAAGGGTGTGGGCTACGTCCACGCCGAGATCGAGAAGCTGCTCGGCAAGGGCCGGATCAACCAGGACAAAGCCAACCGCCTCAAGGCCCTGGTCACCGGTGTGCTCGACAAGGCCGAGGGCTTCGCGGACGCGGACTTCATCATCGAGGCCGTGTTCGAGGAGATGTCCGTCAAGCAGAAGGTGTTCGCCGAGGTCGAGGCCGTCGCCCCGGCGCACGCGATCCTCGCCACCAACACCTCCTCGCTGTCGGTCTCCGAGATGGCCTCGAAGCTCCAGCACCCGGAGCGGGTCGTCGGCTTCCACTTCTTCAACCCGGTCGCGGTGCTTCCGCTGCTGGAGATCGTCCGCGGCGAGAAGACGGACGACGCCTCGCTGGCCACGGCCTTCGGTGTGGCGAAGAAGCTGAAGAAGACCGCGGTGCTGACGAAGGACGCTCCGGCGTTCGTCGTCAACCGCATCCTGACCCGCTTCATGGGCGAGATCCAGAACGTCATCGACGAGGGCACCCCGGTCGCCACCGCCGAGAAGGCGATCGAGCCGCTCGGTCTGCCGATGTCGCCGCTGGTCCTGCTGGAGCTGGTCGGCCCGGCGATCGGTCTGCACGTCTCCGAGACGCTGAACCGCGCCTTCCCCGACCGCTTCACGGTCTCCCCGAACCTGAAGGCGGTCGTCGAGGCCGGCAAGCGCGGCTTCTACGTGTACGACAGCGGCAAGCCGGAGCTCGACCCGGAGGTCGCCGCGCTGCTGAAGCAGGGCGACAGCGTCCTGACGGAGGAGCAGGTCCGGGCCCGCGTCCTGGACGCGGTCGCGCAGGAGATCGGCCTGATGCTGGACGAGGGCGTCGTCGCCGAGGCGCAGGACATCGACCTCTGCCTGATCACGGGCGCCGGCTGGCCCTTCCACCTCGGCGGCATCACGCCGTACCTGGACCGCGAGGGTGTCAGCGAGCGCGTGAACGGCAAGAGGTTCCTGGCGCAGGGCGTCGCGAGCGTCCCCGCGTAA
- a CDS encoding thiolase family protein: MPRTVRDVVFVDGVRTPFGKAGPKGIYHETRADDLVVKAIRELLRRNPDLDPKKIDEVAIAATTQIGDQGLTIGRTAGILAGLPQSVPGYSIDRMCAGALTAVTTVAGSVAFGAYDVAIAGGVEHMGRHPMGEGVDPNPRFVSEKLVDESALFMGMTAENLHDRYPHITKQRADEYAVRSQEKAAKAYANGKIQQDLVPISVRRTTPEAGETGWGLVTADEPMRPGTTLENLAGLKTPFRVHGRVTAGNAAGLNDGATASVIASEEFARANNLPVKMRLVSYSFAGVEPEVMGYGPIPATEKALAQAGLSIEDIGLFEINEAFAVQVLAFLDHYGIADDDARVNQYGGAIAFGHPLASSGVRLMTQLARQFEEQPEVRYGLTTMCVGFGMGATVIWENPHHKDAGGNK; encoded by the coding sequence GTGCCTCGTACCGTCAGGGACGTCGTCTTCGTCGACGGCGTCCGCACCCCGTTCGGCAAGGCGGGCCCGAAGGGCATCTACCACGAGACCCGTGCCGACGACCTCGTCGTGAAGGCGATCCGGGAGCTGCTGCGCCGCAACCCGGACCTCGACCCCAAGAAGATCGACGAGGTCGCCATCGCCGCGACCACGCAGATCGGTGACCAGGGTCTGACCATCGGCCGCACCGCCGGCATCCTCGCCGGTCTGCCGCAGTCCGTGCCCGGGTACTCCATCGACCGCATGTGCGCCGGCGCGCTGACCGCCGTGACCACGGTCGCGGGCAGCGTCGCCTTCGGTGCGTACGACGTCGCCATCGCCGGCGGTGTCGAGCACATGGGCCGCCACCCGATGGGCGAGGGCGTCGACCCGAACCCGCGCTTCGTGTCGGAGAAGCTCGTCGACGAGTCGGCCCTGTTCATGGGCATGACCGCGGAGAACCTGCACGACCGCTACCCGCACATCACCAAGCAGCGCGCCGACGAGTACGCCGTGCGCTCGCAGGAGAAGGCCGCCAAGGCGTACGCCAACGGCAAGATCCAGCAGGACCTGGTGCCGATCTCGGTGCGCCGCACCACCCCGGAGGCCGGGGAGACCGGCTGGGGCCTGGTCACCGCCGACGAGCCGATGCGCCCGGGTACGACCCTGGAGAACCTCGCCGGTCTGAAGACGCCGTTCCGCGTCCACGGCCGCGTCACCGCCGGCAACGCCGCGGGCCTGAACGACGGCGCCACCGCCTCCGTCATCGCCTCCGAGGAGTTCGCCCGCGCGAACAACCTGCCGGTGAAGATGCGCCTCGTCTCGTACTCCTTCGCCGGAGTCGAGCCCGAGGTGATGGGCTACGGCCCGATCCCGGCGACCGAGAAGGCGCTCGCCCAGGCGGGGCTGTCCATCGAGGACATCGGCCTGTTCGAGATCAACGAGGCCTTCGCCGTCCAGGTCCTGGCCTTCCTCGACCACTACGGCATCGCCGACGACGACGCCCGCGTCAACCAGTACGGCGGCGCCATCGCCTTCGGTCACCCGCTCGCCTCCTCCGGCGTCCGTCTGATGACGCAGCTGGCCCGCCAGTTCGAGGAGCAGCCGGAGGTCCGTTACGGCCTCACCACGATGTGCGTCGGCTTCGGCATGGGCGCCACCGTGATCTGGGAGAACCCGCACCACAAGGACGCCGGAGGCAACAAGTGA
- a CDS encoding ribonuclease D, translating to MTDAQETAAEPELRTTTGGGPPDDVEPAPIPLLEPREGIPPVVSTPEALESVVAAFAAGSGPVAVDAERASGYRYGQRAYLVQLRREGAGTALVDPVGCPDLSGLGEALAGAEWILHAATQDLPCLREIGMVPTLLFDTELAGRLAGFPRVGLGAMVESVLGYALEKGHSAVDWSTRPLPEPWLRYAALDVELLVDLRDALEKELDRQGKLEWAQQEFDAIASAPPPPPRKDPWRRTSGMHKVRRRRQMAAVRELWTARDKVAQRRDVSPGKVLSDAAIVEAALALPVNVHALTGLPGFGHRMGRRQLEQWQAAVDRARTLPDAELPQPGQPVAGPPPPRSWADKDPEAAARLSAARAAVSALAEQLNLPQENLITPDTVRRLCWEPPAEATPEAVGTALAAYGARPWQIEQVTPALTRALTATA from the coding sequence GTGACCGACGCCCAAGAGACCGCAGCAGAGCCAGAACTGCGAACCACCACCGGGGGCGGCCCCCCGGACGACGTCGAACCGGCGCCGATCCCCCTGCTGGAGCCGCGTGAGGGTATTCCTCCGGTGGTCTCCACGCCCGAGGCCCTCGAATCCGTCGTCGCCGCCTTCGCGGCCGGCAGCGGCCCCGTCGCCGTGGACGCCGAGCGGGCCTCCGGCTACCGCTACGGCCAGCGCGCGTACCTCGTCCAGCTGCGCCGCGAAGGCGCGGGCACCGCGCTCGTCGACCCCGTCGGCTGCCCCGATCTCTCCGGGCTCGGCGAGGCGCTCGCCGGCGCGGAATGGATCCTCCACGCCGCGACGCAGGACCTCCCCTGCCTGCGCGAAATAGGCATGGTGCCGACGCTCCTCTTCGACACCGAGCTGGCCGGGCGGCTGGCCGGCTTCCCGCGCGTGGGGCTCGGCGCGATGGTCGAGTCGGTCCTCGGCTACGCACTGGAGAAGGGCCACTCCGCGGTGGACTGGTCGACCCGCCCGCTGCCGGAGCCCTGGCTGCGGTACGCGGCGCTGGACGTCGAGCTGCTCGTCGACCTCCGGGACGCGCTGGAGAAGGAGCTGGACCGGCAGGGGAAGCTGGAGTGGGCACAGCAGGAGTTCGACGCGATCGCGTCCGCGCCGCCCCCGCCGCCGCGTAAGGACCCCTGGCGGCGTACGTCCGGGATGCACAAGGTCCGGCGGCGGCGTCAGATGGCGGCCGTACGGGAGCTGTGGACCGCGCGGGACAAGGTCGCCCAGCGGCGGGACGTGTCGCCGGGCAAGGTGCTCAGTGACGCGGCGATCGTCGAGGCGGCGCTGGCGCTGCCCGTGAACGTACACGCGCTGACCGGGTTGCCCGGGTTCGGGCACCGCATGGGCCGGCGGCAGCTGGAGCAGTGGCAGGCGGCGGTGGACCGGGCGCGAACGCTCCCGGACGCCGAACTTCCGCAGCCCGGACAGCCGGTGGCGGGCCCCCCGCCCCCGCGCTCCTGGGCGGACAAGGACCCGGAGGCCGCGGCGCGCCTCTCGGCGGCGCGGGCGGCCGTGTCCGCGCTGGCGGAGCAGCTGAACCTCCCTCAGGAGAACCTGATCACGCCGGACACCGTGCGGCGCCTGTGCTGGGAGCCGCCGGCGGAGGCGACGCCGGAGGCGGTGGGAACGGCGCTGGCGGCGTACGGTGCCCGCCCGTGGCAGATCGAGCAGGTGACACCCGCACTGACCCGGGCGCTCACCGCCACGGCCTGA
- a CDS encoding response regulator transcription factor, giving the protein MSVLLEQPASLVAYRPNKPTAMVVVADPRVRSTVTRHLWALGVRDVIEASSIAEARPRVGNPRDICVADVHLPDGSGLTLLSETRAAGWPNGLALSAADDIGAVRNALAGGVKGYVVTGTRTNLGHPTRPGAAPIGSAAARLHRRPPGAPSHPGGYRELSGREVEVLRLVAEGQSNKAIGVSMGLSALTVKSHLARIARKLGTGDRAGMVAVALRTGIIH; this is encoded by the coding sequence GTGTCCGTTCTCCTCGAGCAGCCCGCAAGCCTGGTCGCCTACCGCCCGAACAAGCCGACGGCCATGGTCGTCGTGGCCGACCCGCGCGTCCGCTCCACCGTCACCCGCCACCTGTGGGCCCTGGGAGTACGTGACGTCATCGAGGCGTCGTCCATCGCGGAGGCCCGTCCCCGCGTCGGCAACCCGCGCGACATCTGCGTGGCCGACGTCCACCTGCCCGACGGTTCCGGGCTGACCCTGCTGTCCGAGACACGCGCCGCGGGCTGGCCCAACGGCCTCGCCCTCTCCGCCGCCGACGACATCGGCGCGGTCCGCAACGCGCTGGCGGGCGGAGTCAAGGGCTACGTCGTCACCGGTACGCGTACGAACCTCGGCCACCCGACCCGCCCCGGCGCCGCCCCCATCGGCTCCGCCGCGGCCCGGCTGCACCGCCGCCCCCCGGGTGCCCCGAGCCACCCGGGCGGCTACCGCGAGCTGTCCGGCCGCGAGGTGGAGGTGCTCCGGCTCGTCGCCGAGGGCCAGTCGAACAAGGCCATCGGCGTCTCGATGGGCCTGTCCGCGCTGACCGTGAAGAGCCACCTCGCCCGCATCGCCCGCAAGCTCGGCACCGGCGACCGGGCCGGGATGGTCGCCGTCGCACTGCGTACCGGCATCATCCACTGA